A window from Spirochaetota bacterium encodes these proteins:
- the tgt gene encoding tRNA guanosine(34) transglycosylase Tgt, translating into MQFRVLSSDNDTAARTGEITTSRGTIRTPVFMPVATRGAVRALSGRDVEELDFDIILSNTYHLYLRPGLEVLRGAGGLHGFMNFHRPILTDSGGFQVFSLSDFCKVRDDGVEFRSHVDGSPHYFSPESVLDAQRVIGSDIMMVLDQCTHYPVAEKEAREAVERTVRWAGASYLYWHERFDHERQSLFAIVQGSVFGGLRRECAERLMELPVPGFAVGGLSVGEPKDLYREMTELTVGLLPRDRPRYMMGVGSPMEILYAIRCGTDMFDSVMPTRIARNGTLFTSTGRVNIKSAACESDPSPLDPACGCYVCRTYSRAYLRHLFRAGEISALIYNTYHNLYFMNAFMNNIREAIAGGFFTEVYRKWEALYGNGDIS; encoded by the coding sequence ATGCAATTCAGGGTTCTCTCTTCCGATAACGACACCGCCGCCCGCACCGGCGAGATCACCACTTCCAGGGGAACGATCCGCACGCCGGTGTTCATGCCCGTGGCAACGCGGGGCGCGGTGCGCGCCCTGTCGGGCCGCGACGTGGAAGAGCTCGATTTCGACATCATCCTGTCGAACACCTATCATCTCTACCTCCGTCCCGGGCTGGAGGTGCTGCGCGGCGCCGGGGGGCTTCACGGCTTCATGAATTTCCACCGGCCCATCCTCACCGATTCCGGCGGCTTCCAGGTCTTCTCCCTTTCCGATTTCTGCAAGGTCCGTGACGACGGCGTTGAGTTCCGCTCCCACGTGGACGGCTCGCCCCACTATTTTTCTCCGGAGTCGGTGCTGGACGCGCAGAGGGTGATCGGCTCCGACATAATGATGGTGCTGGACCAGTGCACCCATTATCCCGTGGCAGAAAAGGAGGCGCGGGAGGCGGTGGAGCGGACGGTGCGCTGGGCCGGGGCCTCGTACCTGTACTGGCACGAACGCTTCGATCATGAGAGGCAGTCCCTCTTCGCCATCGTGCAGGGGAGCGTATTCGGCGGCCTGAGAAGGGAGTGCGCCGAACGCCTGATGGAGCTGCCCGTTCCCGGGTTTGCCGTGGGAGGGCTTTCCGTGGGCGAGCCGAAGGATCTCTACCGTGAAATGACCGAGCTCACCGTCGGCCTGCTGCCCCGTGACCGGCCCCGCTACATGATGGGGGTCGGGAGCCCCATGGAGATCCTTTACGCCATCCGCTGCGGGACCGACATGTTCGATTCGGTCATGCCCACCCGCATCGCCCGGAACGGAACGCTGTTCACCTCCACCGGCAGGGTGAACATCAAATCGGCCGCGTGCGAATCGGATCCGTCACCCCTCGATCCGGCCTGCGGCTGTTACGTGTGCCGCACCTATTCGCGGGCCTACCTGCGCCATCTCTTCAGGGCAGGCGAGATATCGGCCCTCATATACAACACCTATCATAACCTCTATTTCATGAATGCCTTCATGAATAACATACGGGAAGCCATAGCCGGCGGCTTTTTCACGGAGGTGTACCGCAAGTGGGAAGCCCTGTATGGGAACGGAGACATTTCGTGA
- a CDS encoding STAS domain-containing protein: MDISTRSKGEVVVLDIAGEIDLYNAPEIKDIINKLIEERKYNVIINLEKVSYIDSSGIGALISSLSNLKKYQGGLKIINVFASVRKVFELTKLTSFFEIFDSEDDAVNSFAG; the protein is encoded by the coding sequence ATGGATATTTCAACCAGATCAAAAGGAGAAGTCGTCGTGCTCGATATAGCCGGCGAAATTGATCTTTACAACGCGCCTGAAATCAAAGATATCATAAATAAACTCATCGAAGAAAGAAAATATAACGTCATCATCAACCTGGAGAAGGTTTCCTACATAGATTCATCCGGTATCGGCGCTCTCATTTCCAGCCTTTCAAATCTCAAAAAATACCAGGGCGGCTTGAAAATAATCAACGTCTTCGCGTCGGTACGGAAGGTCTTCGAGCTGACAAAGCTGACGTCTTTTTTTGAGATATTTGATTCTGAAGACGATGCGGTCAATTCCTTCGCCGGATGA
- a CDS encoding LysM peptidoglycan-binding domain-containing protein — translation MKQLRNVTIIAIAALSMTMCIACRANIPIREMSYAKKDINTAQKVRADKYAPEEMDAAKKKMYDSQDMAVKEDVKEAKKSAEEASNLAQAAYNKALPLLAKDTIAIAEKSLGEAGEAYAERLAADEYHDAEEALKQANEQFQNRQYAQAYDSAVKADEKAKNARNTALGKKEVLRDSIVEVKHTLEEAEKYGAKKYAADKFNLANENVDVAEKAYDAQELKKGFSAVEVAKLNADEALLIALKNTAAEKLSAAEKLVGQAEKSKFAAQKKAEMSAARESLDNAKSKLADTKYKDSIAASEEAMRLAMLVMSKKTEGSEIAEGADVGRQQQQQFDEKDYWEYKVVWRKNYKDCLWYVARKFYKNPRKWKVIYEYNKDQINNPNLIYPGWILKVPKPKK, via the coding sequence ATGAAGCAGTTACGTAATGTTACGATCATTGCCATCGCCGCGTTGTCCATGACAATGTGTATCGCGTGCCGCGCCAATATACCGATCAGGGAAATGTCCTACGCGAAAAAAGATATCAACACGGCGCAGAAAGTGAGGGCCGACAAGTACGCCCCGGAGGAGATGGACGCGGCCAAGAAGAAGATGTATGACAGCCAGGACATGGCGGTCAAGGAAGACGTCAAGGAGGCCAAGAAGTCGGCCGAGGAAGCGTCCAATCTGGCGCAGGCCGCCTATAACAAGGCGCTGCCGCTCCTGGCAAAGGACACCATCGCCATAGCGGAGAAAAGCCTGGGCGAGGCAGGCGAGGCCTACGCCGAGCGTCTCGCGGCGGACGAATACCACGACGCCGAGGAGGCCCTCAAGCAGGCCAACGAGCAGTTCCAGAACAGGCAGTATGCGCAGGCCTATGACTCGGCGGTGAAGGCCGATGAGAAAGCGAAGAACGCCCGCAATACGGCCCTGGGCAAAAAAGAGGTCCTTCGCGACTCCATCGTGGAAGTGAAGCACACCCTTGAGGAGGCCGAGAAATACGGCGCGAAGAAATACGCGGCGGACAAGTTCAACCTGGCCAACGAGAATGTCGATGTGGCCGAAAAGGCCTACGACGCGCAGGAGCTGAAAAAAGGCTTTTCCGCCGTTGAAGTGGCGAAGCTGAACGCAGACGAAGCCCTGCTGATCGCCCTGAAAAACACCGCCGCGGAAAAGCTCTCCGCCGCGGAGAAGCTGGTGGGGCAGGCGGAGAAATCAAAATTCGCCGCCCAGAAAAAAGCTGAAATGAGCGCCGCCAGGGAGTCCCTGGATAACGCCAAATCGAAGCTGGCCGATACCAAGTACAAGGACTCGATCGCCGCGTCCGAAGAGGCGATGCGGCTGGCCATGCTGGTCATGTCCAAAAAGACCGAGGGATCCGAGATCGCCGAGGGAGCCGATGTGGGCCGGCAGCAACAGCAGCAGTTCGATGAAAAGGACTACTGGGAGTACAAGGTTGTCTGGCGCAAGAACTACAAGGATTGCCTCTGGTACGTGGCCCGGAAGTTCTACAAGAACCCCAGGAAATGGAAAGTAATTTACGAGTATAACAAGGATCAGATAAACAACCCGAACCTGATATATCCAGGCTGGATACTGAAGGTGCCGAAGCCGAAAAAATAA
- a CDS encoding RNA polymerase sigma factor RpoD/SigA, translated as MKKQTKKGHEADKKQDELSHEVQNADAVDAIEENADLDLTDEIDLDIDIRKVTTSVKKKDSAGYSDSSISWYLDQINKIPLLSREDEDRLARAARDGDENAKNRLIKANLRFVVSIAKKYQTSGISLLDLINEGNMGLIKAAEKFDPDRGFHFISYAVWWIRQAIILAISQKASLIRLPLNRTADIQKIEKVHKKLESKLGREPSPGEIAEDLDMDDDEINHLRNITQDYISLDSSYGDSEDTTILSMIVDQRVDSPDKKVLDESLSSALDDVLRTLTESERQIIKMRFGLDGYEPMSLQQIGDEFKLSKERIRQIEKKAIRRLRHPSRSQRLKSFLQD; from the coding sequence ATGAAAAAGCAAACTAAAAAAGGACACGAAGCCGACAAGAAGCAGGATGAGCTGTCTCATGAGGTGCAGAATGCGGACGCCGTGGACGCCATCGAGGAAAATGCCGATCTCGATCTTACCGATGAGATCGACCTCGATATCGACATACGCAAGGTGACGACCAGCGTCAAGAAAAAGGACAGCGCCGGCTATTCGGATTCCTCGATTTCGTGGTACCTCGATCAGATCAACAAGATACCGCTCCTCTCCCGCGAGGATGAGGACCGCCTCGCCCGCGCGGCCCGCGACGGCGACGAGAACGCGAAGAACCGCCTCATCAAGGCGAACCTCCGCTTCGTCGTGTCCATCGCCAAGAAATACCAGACCAGCGGCATATCTCTCCTCGACCTTATCAATGAAGGGAACATGGGGCTCATCAAGGCAGCCGAGAAATTCGACCCGGACCGGGGCTTCCATTTCATTTCCTACGCGGTGTGGTGGATCCGGCAGGCCATCATCCTGGCCATATCCCAGAAGGCTTCACTGATCAGGCTTCCCCTGAACCGCACCGCCGATATCCAGAAGATCGAAAAGGTCCATAAGAAGCTCGAGAGCAAGCTCGGCAGGGAGCCGAGCCCCGGGGAGATCGCCGAGGACCTCGACATGGACGACGACGAGATCAATCACCTGCGCAACATCACGCAGGATTACATATCCCTCGATTCGTCCTACGGCGATTCCGAGGACACCACCATCCTCAGCATGATCGTGGACCAGCGGGTGGACTCGCCCGACAAGAAGGTGCTGGACGAGTCCCTCTCGTCGGCCCTGGATGACGTCCTCAGGACCCTCACCGAATCTGAGCGGCAGATCATCAAGATGCGCTTCGGCCTTGACGGGTACGAGCCGATGTCGCTCCAGCAGATCGGCGACGAGTTCAAGCTCTCCAAGGAGCGCATCAGGCAGATCGAAAAAAAGGCGATACGCCGCCTCCGCCATCCGTCCCGCAGCCAGCGGCTGAAAAGCTTCCTCCAGGATTGA